In one window of Methanosarcina vacuolata Z-761 DNA:
- a CDS encoding type I restriction-modification system subunit M, producing MASESSTIVQRLWNYCNVLRDDGISYGDYVEQLTYLLFLKMAEEKASSPFARTSAFTIPEGYDWKSLVTKDGDELEIHYRHILETLAKEEGMLGVIFRKSQNKVQDPAKLKRLIELINGERWTGMDMDVKGEIYEGLLEKNAEDTKSGAGQYFTPRQLIKAMVAVLQPEPEKTICDPACGTGGFFLAAHDYIGSPEKYRRNPLDRDQKNFLRKKTFRGWEIVDNTARLCVMNLFLHGIGGKESPITVGDSLISDPGERFDYILTNPPFGKKSSITIVNGGGKAEKESLTYERDDFVATTSNKQLNFLQHVRTLLKVTGKAAIVLPDNVLFEGGAGELVRKRLLQDCNVHTLLRLPTGVFYAQGVKANVLFFDNRPGRSEPWTDKLWIYDLRTNMHFTLKTNPLRYEDLEDFIKCYNPEDINSRTEAERFCCFTYDELIQRDKVNLDIFWLKDESLEDSENLPEPDMIAAELVENLQSALEQFSSIYQELESGE from the coding sequence ATGGCAAGTGAATCTTCAACAATCGTGCAGAGGCTGTGGAATTACTGCAATGTGCTGCGGGACGACGGGATAAGTTACGGAGATTACGTTGAGCAGCTTACTTATTTACTCTTTTTGAAAATGGCTGAGGAAAAGGCAAGTTCACCTTTTGCGAGAACTTCAGCTTTCACCATTCCTGAAGGGTATGACTGGAAAAGCCTGGTCACAAAAGATGGGGACGAGCTTGAAATCCATTACAGGCATATCCTTGAAACCCTGGCAAAAGAAGAAGGGATGCTCGGGGTCATTTTCAGGAAATCCCAGAATAAAGTCCAGGACCCGGCGAAGCTGAAACGGCTTATTGAGCTTATCAACGGCGAAAGGTGGACAGGGATGGATATGGATGTCAAAGGCGAGATCTACGAAGGACTGCTTGAGAAAAATGCCGAGGACACCAAAAGCGGAGCAGGCCAGTACTTCACGCCCAGGCAGCTCATCAAAGCAATGGTTGCCGTACTGCAGCCTGAGCCGGAAAAGACAATCTGCGATCCTGCATGTGGAACAGGTGGTTTTTTCCTTGCTGCACACGACTACATTGGAAGCCCGGAAAAATACAGGAGAAATCCGCTAGACCGGGACCAGAAAAATTTCCTGAGAAAAAAAACTTTCCGGGGTTGGGAGATCGTTGATAACACAGCCCGACTCTGTGTAATGAATCTTTTCCTTCACGGCATAGGCGGAAAAGAGAGTCCCATAACCGTTGGAGACAGCCTGATCTCAGATCCGGGCGAGCGTTTTGACTACATCCTGACAAATCCGCCTTTCGGGAAGAAAAGCAGCATCACAATTGTAAACGGCGGAGGGAAAGCTGAAAAAGAATCCTTGACTTATGAGCGGGATGATTTTGTTGCAACGACCTCAAACAAGCAGCTCAATTTCCTCCAGCACGTTAGAACCCTCCTGAAGGTCACAGGAAAAGCTGCAATCGTGCTTCCAGACAACGTGCTCTTTGAAGGAGGAGCTGGAGAACTCGTGAGAAAACGGCTGCTTCAGGATTGTAATGTCCACACCCTGCTGCGCCTCCCAACAGGGGTTTTCTATGCTCAGGGCGTAAAAGCAAACGTGCTCTTTTTTGACAACCGGCCCGGCAGAAGTGAACCCTGGACCGATAAGCTCTGGATCTACGATCTTCGAACCAATATGCACTTCACCCTCAAAACAAATCCACTCCGCTATGAAGACCTCGAAGACTTCATCAAATGTTACAACCCTGAAGATATAAATTCCAGAACTGAAGCCGAACGCTTCTGCTGTTTCACTTACGACGAACTCATTCAACGGGATAAAGTCAATCTCGACATTTTCTGGCTCAAAGACGAAAGCCTTGAAGACTCCGAAAATCTTCCAGAGCCTGACATGATCGCAGCCGAACTCGTTGAGAATCTTCAATCGGCGCTGGAACAGTTCAGCAGTATTTACCAGGAATTGGAAAGTGGAGAATAA
- a CDS encoding restriction endonuclease subunit S — protein MTDTENLPALPDNWCWTTIGEICDLINGKAFKPIEWSSHGIPIVRIQNLNNEESEFNYCDFQVEDKYYFNNGQLLFAWSGTPGTSFGAHIWNRGDAVLNQHIFKVNINESYTDKKFLMHVMNWNVTEYVRKAHGTAGLAHITKNKFETSFIPFPPIAEQHRIVQRIEELFTDLDAGVQELEKAKVQTENYRRVVLKAAFEGKLTEEWRKLNPEIESANNLLAKILIERRITWEKEQLEKMKLNGKIPKSDKWKESYSEPKAVDDIDLPKLPNSWTWVNLGQLTWSVKDGPHYSPEYAEEGIPFITGGNVRPSGVDFDNVKYITKELHKELSQRCKPEVGDILYTKGGTTGIARVNTYDFEFSVWVHVAVLKLVSLVDPFYLQHTLNSPFCYAQSQRFTHGVGNQDLGLTRMVNIILSLPPIEEQREIISTIEYQISVIDQIEKIIDQSLAQAEKLRQSILKKAFEGKLVPQYPNDESASVLLERIKQEKGRAESRKKPGKERKVKAKTKMEVSGKIKQAELF, from the coding sequence ATGACTGATACCGAAAATCTACCGGCGCTCCCTGATAATTGGTGCTGGACAACAATTGGAGAAATTTGCGATTTGATCAATGGAAAAGCCTTTAAACCTATTGAATGGTCTTCACATGGTATTCCAATTGTGAGAATTCAAAATCTTAATAATGAAGAATCAGAGTTCAATTATTGTGATTTTCAAGTAGAGGATAAATATTACTTTAATAATGGACAGCTGTTATTTGCTTGGTCAGGCACCCCAGGAACTTCTTTTGGGGCTCATATATGGAATCGAGGAGACGCTGTTCTTAATCAACATATATTCAAAGTCAATATAAACGAATCCTATACGGACAAAAAATTTCTTATGCATGTAATGAATTGGAATGTTACAGAATATGTAAGAAAAGCACACGGGACAGCAGGTTTAGCTCATATTACTAAAAACAAATTTGAAACCTCTTTTATCCCATTCCCACCTATCGCTGAACAGCACCGCATAGTCCAGAGAATCGAGGAACTTTTCACCGATCTGGATGCCGGAGTTCAGGAGCTTGAAAAGGCGAAGGTTCAGACTGAAAATTACAGGCGGGTGGTTTTGAAGGCGGCTTTTGAGGGGAAATTGACAGAGGAATGGAGAAAACTCAATCCTGAGATTGAATCTGCCAACAATCTGTTAGCAAAAATCTTAATTGAACGCCGTATTACTTGGGAAAAAGAACAATTAGAAAAAATGAAATTAAACGGGAAAATTCCAAAAAGTGACAAATGGAAAGAAAGTTACAGCGAACCAAAAGCAGTTGATGACATTGATCTACCTAAATTACCGAACAGTTGGACTTGGGTAAACCTTGGACAACTAACATGGTCAGTAAAAGATGGGCCACATTATAGTCCTGAATACGCTGAGGAAGGCATTCCATTTATAACTGGAGGAAATGTAAGGCCTTCAGGTGTAGATTTTGATAATGTGAAATACATAACAAAAGAGCTGCACAAAGAATTGTCTCAAAGATGCAAACCCGAAGTAGGAGATATTCTATACACAAAAGGTGGAACGACGGGAATTGCACGTGTAAATACATATGATTTTGAGTTCAGTGTATGGGTTCATGTAGCAGTCCTTAAACTCGTTAGTTTAGTTGACCCATTCTATTTACAACACACACTCAATTCACCTTTCTGTTATGCACAATCACAGCGTTTTACACACGGCGTCGGGAATCAGGATCTTGGATTGACAAGAATGGTTAACATAATCCTTAGTCTACCTCCTATAGAAGAACAAAGAGAAATCATTTCTACAATTGAGTATCAAATTTCTGTCATCGACCAGATAGAAAAAATCATAGACCAGTCCCTTGCTCAAGCAGAAAAACTTCGTCAGTCTATCCTTAAAAAAGCCTTTGAAGGTAAACTTGTACCTCAATACCCGAATGATGAATCTGCCTCTGTCCTGCTTGAGAGAATAAAACAGGAAAAAGGCAGGGCTGAAAGTCGGAAAAAGCCAGGCAAGGAAAGAAAAGTGAAAGCCAAAACAAAAATGGAAGTATCAGGAAAAATAAAACAGGCGGAGTTGTTCTAA
- a CDS encoding transposase: protein MQGLPLSIIIVPANKNDSTLYIPTLKNFNIKRPVGRPVNRPSKVTADAMYDTAKIRKYNRRRGIKSNIPVNKRNRKKKKRGRPIKVDQEEYKKKSIVERFFSWIESCKKVFPRYEIKETSYLGVVMVAAIIRVNELLG from the coding sequence TTGCAAGGTTTACCTCTCTCGATTATTATTGTTCCTGCAAATAAGAATGATTCTACACTTTATATACCTACACTTAAAAATTTCAATATAAAGAGACCTGTAGGAAGGCCTGTTAACAGGCCTTCCAAAGTAACAGCTGATGCAATGTATGATACAGCTAAAATTAGAAAATATAACAGGAGAAGAGGAATAAAGTCCAATATACCAGTAAATAAAAGAAATAGGAAGAAAAAGAAGAGAGGAAGACCAATAAAAGTAGATCAAGAAGAATACAAAAAGAAAAGCATAGTAGAAAGGTTCTTTAGCTGGATAGAGTCATGCAAGAAAGTATTTCCAAGATATGAAATTAAAGAGACATCATATTTAGGAGTTGTAATGGTAGCAGCAATAATTAGAGTAAATGAGCTTTTGGGATAG
- a CDS encoding transposase produces MSFREIDDVLWESMEPYLPPQKPPTGRPRANLRKLMNGILYVVMTGCTWKDVPRKYGSKSTVHRFHLYLCEHGIYQKIFNELLNKGYDLNKIDLSHCFTDTKDVPAKKGGISATMATKK; encoded by the coding sequence ATGTCATTTCGTGAAATCGATGATGTTCTATGGGAATCCATGGAACCTTATCTTCCTCCACAGAAACCGCCTACAGGAAGGCCACGTGCAAATCTGAGGAAGTTAATGAACGGTATTTTGTACGTTGTTATGACAGGTTGTACGTGGAAAGACGTTCCCAGGAAATATGGATCTAAGTCAACAGTACATAGATTCCATCTATATCTGTGTGAACATGGCATATATCAGAAGATTTTCAATGAACTTTTAAACAAAGGTTACGATTTGAATAAAATAGATCTTTCTCACTGCTTTACTGATACAAAGGATGTTCCGGCTAAAAAAGGGGGGATATCGGCTACGATGGCCACAAAAAAATAA
- a CDS encoding type I restriction endonuclease subunit R, with protein sequence MVLQSSKKPEEIAREDLDKMLELSGWKVQDLYEMKPSESIGVAVTEAHLKVGFSDYLLFADRRPVGIIEAKPKGFTLSGVAEQSEKYAKSSLADLLAVNEPLPFCYESTGDETNFRDRRDPDARSRRVFSFHRPETLKGLIEEKDTLRSRLIKTSQLVPLDRQKLWDCQYEAIQNLEKSLADNRPRSLIQMATGSGKTYTAVSFINRLIKFSKAKRVLFLVDRNNLGEQTLREFDSYPIPGDGRLFTKVYNVQHLKSNSLDPVCKVCITTIQRLYSMLKGEKELDPELEEESAFDRWADFSGKEAGKESEEAKKERTIDYNPDIPIEYFDFIVTDECHRSIYHLWRQVLEYFDAFIIGLTATPSNQTLGFFNKNLVMEYSHERAVADGVNVGYEVYRIKTEITEKGSKVEAGFYIDKRDKLTRKIRWEQLDDEFSYDEKKLDHSVVSKDQIRTVIRTFKEKLFTEIFPGRSEVPKTLIFAKDDSHAEDIVEIIREEFGKGNDFCKKITYRVTGEDPKTLIKYFRNKYYPRIVVTVDMISTGTDIKPLECVLFMRDVRSSVYFEQMKGRGTRTINLDDMKEISPDCTKGKTHFIIVDAVGICESDKTDSRPLERKKTVPFDKILIQVAFGSRDEDTLTTLAGRLARLDREITSYDREKIENESGGKSLSVLTNALLDAVDPDVQEAKAKILFNTDSPSSVQLEKAREILASEACAPFDSPTLRNLLIDLHRKNEQVIDTVSEDRVLYAGFDADAKEKAQKTIENFHKFIEENKDELTALQIIYNTPYGKRHLTYRAIKQLAESIEKPPYYLTPEKLWQAYEALDLSKVKQATPGKLLTNIVSILRFELGESDILEPFPDTVESRFEKWLSAQEASGRTFSEEQKEWLRMIKDHIASSLDIEVEDFENVPFNRKGGAFKAYELFGEDLVGIMEELSEVLTG encoded by the coding sequence ATGGTTTTGCAAAGTAGCAAAAAGCCCGAAGAAATTGCTCGTGAAGATCTCGATAAGATGCTTGAACTGTCAGGTTGGAAAGTTCAGGATCTATACGAAATGAAACCCAGTGAAAGTATAGGGGTTGCAGTCACGGAAGCCCACCTGAAAGTCGGATTTTCGGATTATCTTCTCTTTGCTGATAGGCGACCTGTAGGCATTATTGAAGCAAAACCAAAAGGATTTACCCTGAGCGGAGTTGCCGAACAGTCTGAAAAGTATGCAAAAAGCAGTTTGGCAGATCTTCTGGCAGTAAATGAGCCGCTTCCTTTTTGCTATGAAAGCACAGGCGATGAGACAAACTTCAGAGACCGGAGAGATCCTGATGCTCGTTCTCGCAGAGTTTTTTCGTTTCATAGACCAGAAACCCTTAAAGGATTGATTGAGGAAAAAGATACACTGAGAAGTAGACTTATTAAAACTTCACAGCTAGTTCCGCTGGATAGGCAAAAACTGTGGGATTGCCAGTATGAAGCAATTCAAAACCTTGAGAAATCACTGGCAGACAACCGTCCAAGATCCTTGATACAGATGGCGACAGGCAGTGGAAAAACGTATACCGCTGTGAGTTTTATTAACAGGCTGATCAAGTTTTCAAAAGCAAAAAGAGTGCTCTTTCTGGTTGACAGAAATAACCTTGGAGAGCAAACGTTGCGGGAGTTTGATAGCTATCCAATTCCTGGTGATGGGCGGTTGTTTACAAAAGTATACAACGTACAGCACCTGAAATCAAACAGCCTAGACCCTGTTTGCAAAGTATGCATCACTACGATTCAACGCCTGTATTCAATGCTCAAAGGAGAAAAAGAATTGGATCCGGAACTTGAGGAAGAATCGGCTTTTGATCGCTGGGCAGACTTTTCAGGGAAAGAAGCGGGAAAGGAATCAGAAGAGGCAAAAAAGGAAAGAACAATCGATTACAACCCTGACATCCCTATTGAGTATTTTGATTTCATTGTAACTGACGAATGCCACCGATCAATCTATCACCTATGGAGGCAGGTGCTTGAGTATTTCGATGCCTTTATCATTGGGTTGACTGCAACGCCATCAAATCAAACATTAGGTTTTTTTAATAAGAACCTTGTCATGGAATATTCACATGAAAGAGCCGTCGCAGACGGTGTAAACGTAGGTTATGAAGTCTACAGAATAAAAACTGAAATTACGGAAAAAGGTAGCAAGGTTGAAGCCGGCTTTTATATAGACAAACGGGATAAACTTACGAGAAAGATCAGGTGGGAACAACTTGATGACGAGTTTTCCTACGACGAAAAGAAGCTTGACCACTCGGTTGTCTCAAAAGACCAGATAAGAACCGTAATAAGAACATTTAAGGAAAAACTCTTTACTGAAATATTCCCAGGCAGATCCGAAGTTCCAAAAACCCTGATTTTTGCAAAGGACGACTCTCATGCTGAAGATATTGTTGAGATTATAAGGGAAGAATTTGGAAAAGGCAACGATTTTTGCAAGAAAATCACTTACAGGGTCACTGGAGAAGACCCGAAAACCCTGATCAAGTATTTCAGGAATAAGTATTATCCGCGTATTGTCGTAACCGTGGATATGATCTCCACAGGGACGGACATAAAACCCCTTGAATGCGTTCTCTTCATGAGGGACGTCCGTTCAAGCGTTTATTTTGAGCAGATGAAAGGAAGAGGCACCCGCACGATAAACCTGGATGATATGAAGGAAATAAGTCCAGATTGCACGAAAGGAAAGACCCATTTTATAATCGTGGATGCAGTAGGGATCTGCGAGAGCGATAAGACCGATTCCCGTCCCCTTGAAAGAAAAAAGACCGTTCCTTTTGACAAAATTCTGATACAGGTCGCTTTTGGCAGCCGGGATGAAGATACCCTAACAACCCTTGCTGGCCGCCTGGCCCGCCTCGACCGAGAAATCACTTCCTACGACCGGGAAAAGATCGAAAATGAGTCAGGCGGCAAGTCTCTGAGCGTCCTTACAAATGCTCTCCTTGACGCTGTTGACCCGGATGTTCAGGAAGCAAAAGCAAAAATCCTCTTCAATACTGATTCTCCTTCGTCCGTCCAGCTGGAAAAAGCCAGAGAAATCCTCGCCTCTGAAGCCTGTGCTCCTTTTGATTCTCCAACTCTTCGAAACCTCCTCATTGACCTGCACCGCAAAAACGAACAGGTAATAGACACGGTAAGCGAAGATCGAGTTCTTTACGCAGGTTTTGACGCCGATGCAAAAGAAAAAGCCCAAAAAACCATAGAAAACTTCCACAAATTCATTGAAGAAAACAAAGACGAACTTACAGCCCTTCAGATAATCTACAACACCCCTTACGGAAAAAGGCACCTCACATACCGTGCAATCAAACAGCTTGCCGAATCCATAGAAAAGCCTCCCTACTACCTGACCCCGGAAAAACTCTGGCAAGCCTACGAAGCCCTCGACCTGTCAAAAGTCAAACAGGCAACTCCGGGAAAACTCCTTACCAATATAGTTTCCATCCTTCGCTTCGAACTCGGAGAATCCGATATTCTCGAACCTTTTCCGGATACAGTTGAATCAAGGTTTGAAAAATGGCTATCAGCTCAGGAAGCTTCGGGCAGAACCTTTTCAGAAGAACAGAAAGAGTGGCTCAGAATGATCAAGGACCATATTGCGTCCTCGCTGGATATCGAGGTTGAGGACTTTGAGAATGTGCCGTTTAACAGGAAAGGAGGGGCGTTTAAAGCTTATGAGTTATTTGGGGAGGATCTAGTGGGGATTATGGAGGAGTTGAGTGAAGTGTTGACTGGATAA
- a CDS encoding NAD(P)/FAD-dependent oxidoreductase, with the protein MDNEKKLSGREGKNSDYDVIIIGAGPAGMFAAYELAEVKPLKILIVDMGRDIDERFCPMKTHTYCMHCTPCDIMCGVGGCGTFSDGTLNLRPDVGGDLAALTGDQTEAWRLVEKVDKVFLKFGAPQGALLTEGPEIEELKRRAASVGARFIEIKQRHIGSDNAPAVIGRFKQDLVNKGVNFLLETEVEDLLIEDETCKGIILSDGRELRASYVLLSPGRRGCNWVSEMIEKHGIEARYGGIDIGVRVEVPAIVMDPVTKINRDPKFHIQTRRYDDFVRTFCTNMRGYVVKEEYEGFIATNGHSLANEESENTNFAFLVRVELTEPIENTTKYARSIAKLATTIGGGKPVLQRMGDLRRGRRSTKERLAKNLVVNTLKDVTPGDISMALPHRIVMDIIEGLETLNEIIPGVTSDSTLLYAPEVKFYAMHLKVDRQMETSIKNLFAAGDGAGLSRDIVNAAATGILAAEGIMNMVKEKEGEKEREKEGVIE; encoded by the coding sequence ATGGATAATGAAAAGAAACTGTCTGGGAGAGAGGGGAAAAATTCAGACTACGATGTAATAATCATAGGGGCAGGGCCTGCCGGAATGTTTGCGGCTTACGAGCTTGCGGAGGTAAAGCCGTTGAAAATTCTTATTGTGGATATGGGCAGGGATATAGATGAACGCTTCTGTCCTATGAAAACCCATACATACTGCATGCACTGCACACCATGCGATATTATGTGCGGGGTTGGGGGCTGTGGGACTTTTTCGGACGGAACTTTAAACCTGCGGCCTGATGTTGGAGGAGATCTGGCAGCCCTTACAGGTGACCAGACCGAAGCCTGGCGACTCGTAGAAAAAGTGGATAAGGTCTTTTTGAAGTTTGGGGCACCTCAGGGAGCTTTGCTGACCGAAGGCCCGGAAATTGAAGAGCTTAAACGCAGGGCTGCTTCGGTCGGGGCTCGTTTTATTGAGATAAAGCAGCGGCATATAGGTTCAGATAACGCCCCTGCAGTTATAGGGCGCTTCAAACAGGATCTTGTTAATAAAGGAGTGAATTTCCTGCTTGAAACCGAGGTAGAAGATCTGCTGATTGAAGACGAGACCTGTAAAGGGATTATACTTTCTGATGGGCGAGAACTCCGGGCCAGTTACGTGCTCCTATCTCCCGGGAGGCGTGGCTGCAACTGGGTTTCGGAGATGATTGAGAAGCATGGAATTGAAGCCCGGTACGGAGGAATTGACATTGGGGTAAGGGTAGAAGTCCCTGCCATCGTTATGGACCCTGTAACAAAAATCAACCGCGATCCCAAGTTCCATATTCAGACCCGCCGTTACGATGATTTTGTCAGGACGTTTTGTACAAATATGCGCGGATATGTCGTAAAAGAAGAATATGAAGGCTTTATTGCAACTAACGGGCATTCTCTGGCAAACGAGGAGTCCGAAAATACCAATTTTGCTTTTCTTGTCCGAGTCGAGCTTACCGAACCCATTGAAAATACCACAAAATACGCCCGTTCAATCGCAAAACTTGCAACCACGATTGGGGGAGGAAAGCCAGTTCTGCAGCGCATGGGTGATCTAAGAAGGGGCCGACGCTCTACAAAAGAACGCCTTGCAAAAAACCTTGTTGTAAATACACTCAAAGACGTAACCCCAGGCGATATTTCAATGGCGCTGCCTCACAGGATAGTCATGGATATAATCGAAGGCCTTGAAACCTTAAATGAAATCATTCCAGGTGTTACCTCAGATTCAACCCTGCTGTACGCCCCTGAAGTCAAGTTCTATGCAATGCACCTGAAAGTCGACAGGCAAATGGAAACCAGCATCAAAAACCTCTTTGCAGCCGGAGATGGGGCAGGACTTTCAAGGGACATAGTCAACGCCGCTGCTACCGGAATTTTGGCGGCTGAGGGGATAATGAATATGGTCAAAGAGAAGGAAGGAGAAAAGGAAAGAGAAAAGGAAGGAGTAATAGAATGA
- a CDS encoding NosD domain-containing protein, with product MWVNKFIILLVVTIFFMILIHSPASAREILVGNSSSGAAFPSIQEAVNDSSPGDIILVYPGIYNESVDIGIDNLNIHSASEKPEDTVIQTFNLAANNIVVSGFSIHENVSLRPFYSSGQGFIENCIVKNNLFLENSSGILLDNCYNSTFEKNIIIGTEAGIRGSECYNCIFSNNRFSNSSIHLSSGGSEINITIINNTFLNGQIGINYCSKNKIINNTIDGSGSGICIIDSHDNIIDNNSISNCLSGISAAFISGDNQITNNTLTSNTEGIIIAHYSSGNTIKNNTISNNDIGISLGDIALVIDNRIERNRKCGISLDLSPNDPTSTGTILIYNNFFNNTVNLFNNTEIDYLERGLDDAVWNTTKTPGKNIVGGPYLGGNYWAKPDGTGFSQNCNDWNGDGIGDLPYNINGTEYDYLPLVYRSKDKQPVFPVADFSVNVTGGYVPLSVLFTDLSQNATSRAWDFDNDGIVDSKDKTPVYVYPMSGTYAVNLTVSNANGTFSKLYPITAYDRPRYILKEAQITTNKYNQTMPAIYGDRIVYLDDRNGPRYHDIYMYNLSTSRETRITTNSSYHYNTGPEIYGDRIVWQEFRSTGSPDVLDKTDIHMYNLSTSKEIQITNSGKAFYPDIYGDRIVWTDTRNGNGDIYMYDLSTSKETRITTNESHQDNPAIYGDKIVWEDSRNGKGYDPTDIYMYDLSTSTETQITADDSDQYSPDIYGDKIVWKDSRNGSNIYMYDLSTSKESRITNIQGYPGYHAIYGDRIIWVDDRNRNGDIYMYNLSTNAETQITSNKSLQSSPAIYGDRIVWTDSRNDYTVNGLPHTNSDIYMCTVSGIEPSLKIPVADFFANVTSGDVPLKVLFTDNSTDAPMFWYWDFGDGIKSKHALNATHTFTKPGKYDVSLTVTNENGSNTRIIPQYITVT from the coding sequence GTGTGGGTAAATAAATTCATAATCCTTTTAGTAGTTACTATCTTTTTCATGATTCTAATTCATAGCCCTGCATCTGCAAGGGAGATTCTGGTAGGTAATAGTAGTTCAGGTGCAGCTTTTCCATCTATTCAGGAAGCGGTAAACGATTCATCTCCAGGGGATATTATTCTTGTTTATCCGGGTATCTATAATGAGAGTGTAGATATAGGAATAGATAATCTGAACATTCATTCTGCTTCCGAAAAACCTGAAGATACTGTTATTCAGACTTTCAATTTGGCGGCTAACAACATAGTTGTCAGTGGATTTAGCATACACGAGAATGTTAGTTTGAGGCCTTTTTATTCATCTGGTCAGGGATTTATCGAGAACTGTATTGTCAAAAATAACCTTTTTTTAGAAAACAGTTCAGGTATCCTTCTCGATAATTGTTACAATTCCACTTTTGAAAAAAACATAATAATAGGGACTGAAGCAGGCATCAGGGGTAGTGAATGCTATAATTGTATTTTTTCTAACAATAGATTTTCCAATTCGAGTATTCACTTAAGTTCAGGAGGCAGCGAGATTAACATTACGATAATTAACAATACGTTTCTGAATGGTCAGATCGGCATCAACTACTGCAGTAAAAATAAGATTATAAACAATACTATAGATGGATCTGGATCTGGAATCTGCATCATCGATTCACATGATAATATAATAGACAATAATTCAATCTCCAACTGCCTTAGCGGTATTTCTGCAGCTTTCATCTCCGGTGATAATCAGATTACAAATAATACCCTGACCTCAAACACTGAAGGGATCATTATTGCTCATTACTCTTCAGGGAATACAATAAAAAATAACACAATTTCAAACAACGATATTGGCATATCTCTGGGGGACATTGCTCTTGTAATTGACAATAGAATTGAGAGAAATAGAAAATGTGGAATCTCTCTGGATTTATCTCCCAATGATCCTACTTCTACTGGTACCATTTTGATTTACAACAATTTTTTCAATAACACAGTTAACCTCTTCAATAATACTGAAATCGACTATCTCGAACGTGGCTTAGATGACGCTGTCTGGAACACTACAAAAACCCCGGGAAAAAATATTGTAGGAGGCCCGTACCTGGGCGGCAATTACTGGGCAAAGCCTGATGGGACTGGCTTTTCCCAAAACTGCAATGACTGGAACGGGGACGGGATTGGTGATTTACCTTATAATATCAATGGAACTGAGTATGATTATCTTCCTCTTGTATATAGATCCAAAGATAAACAGCCAGTCTTTCCTGTTGCCGACTTCAGTGTCAACGTAACTGGAGGTTATGTACCTCTTTCCGTCCTGTTTACAGATCTCTCGCAAAATGCAACATCCAGAGCATGGGATTTTGATAATGACGGAATCGTGGACTCTAAAGATAAAACACCGGTTTATGTGTATCCTATGTCCGGTACGTATGCTGTCAATCTGACAGTAAGCAACGCAAACGGTACTTTCTCGAAACTATATCCAATAACCGCATACGATAGGCCTCGATACATTCTCAAAGAGGCTCAGATCACCACAAACAAATATAATCAGACGATGCCTGCCATCTACGGAGACAGGATTGTATATTTAGATGACCGCAATGGACCAAGATACCACGACATCTACATGTACAATCTATCCACTTCCAGAGAAACTAGAATTACAACAAATAGTTCATATCACTATAATACGGGGCCTGAAATATACGGGGACAGGATAGTCTGGCAGGAGTTTCGCAGTACCGGTAGTCCCGATGTACTGGACAAAACCGATATACATATGTATAATCTTTCCACTTCCAAAGAAATTCAGATTACTAACAGCGGAAAAGCATTTTATCCTGACATTTACGGGGACAGGATAGTCTGGACGGATACTCGCAACGGAAATGGAGATATTTATATGTATGACCTTTCCACATCAAAAGAGACCCGAATAACCACAAACGAGTCGCATCAGGATAATCCCGCTATCTATGGGGACAAAATTGTGTGGGAAGATTCTCGCAATGGAAAAGGCTATGATCCTACCGATATCTACATGTACGACCTCTCCACTTCCACGGAAACTCAAATTACTGCTGACGATTCAGATCAATACTCTCCTGATATCTATGGAGACAAAATAGTGTGGAAGGATTCTCGCAATGGATCGAATATTTATATGTACGACCTTTCAACTTCTAAGGAGAGCAGAATCACTAACATCCAAGGCTATCCGGGATATCACGCTATCTATGGTGACAGGATAATATGGGTAGATGATCGCAATAGAAATGGTGATATCTATATGTATAATCTCTCTACCAATGCGGAAACTCAAATTACTTCAAATAAATCATTGCAGTCAAGCCCTGCAATCTATGGTGACAGAATAGTCTGGACAGATTCGCGTAATGATTATACAGTCAATGGTCTTCCCCACACAAATTCGGATATTTATATGTGTACGGTTTCGGGAATAGAACCGTCACTGAAAATACCTGTTGCTGACTTCTTTGCGAATGTAACATCAGGAGATGTTCCCTTAAAAGTATTATTTACTGATAACAGTACAGATGCACCGATGTTCTGGTATTGGGATTTTGGAGATGGAATTAAGTCAAAACATGCTTTAAACGCAACGCACACATTTACTAAACCGGGAAAGTATGATGTGAGCCTTACAGTAACGAATGAAAACGGTAGCAACACCAGGATCATACCTCAGTATATTACAGTAACCTGA